A window from Aeromonas rivipollensis encodes these proteins:
- the dapB gene encoding 4-hydroxy-tetrahydrodipicolinate reductase produces the protein MDNPIRVAVMGCNGRMGKVLLEAITNAEGVVVGAALERPGSAVIGLDAGELNGLGRLGVNISDSLDKVRDEFDLIIDFTRPEVTLANLTFALAHGKQMVIGTTGFDEAGKAALHEAGKQIGIVFASNYSVGVNLVFKLLEQAAKVMGDYTDIEIIEGHHRHKVDAPSGTALSMGEVVAKTLGRDLKECAVYGREGITGERDRNTIGFATIRAGDLVGEHTVMFADIGERVEISHKASSRLTFANGAVRAGKWLGQQGAGLYDMQDVLDLK, from the coding sequence ATGGACAATCCGATCCGTGTGGCCGTGATGGGCTGTAATGGTCGTATGGGCAAGGTGCTGCTGGAGGCCATCACCAACGCCGAGGGCGTGGTGGTGGGTGCGGCGCTGGAGCGACCCGGCTCTGCCGTGATAGGCCTGGATGCGGGTGAACTCAATGGCCTGGGCCGACTTGGGGTCAACATCAGCGACAGCCTGGACAAGGTGCGCGATGAGTTCGATCTCATCATCGACTTCACCCGTCCCGAGGTGACCCTGGCCAACCTGACCTTCGCCCTGGCCCATGGCAAGCAGATGGTGATAGGCACCACCGGCTTTGACGAGGCAGGCAAGGCCGCGCTGCACGAGGCGGGCAAGCAGATCGGCATCGTCTTCGCGTCCAACTACTCGGTCGGCGTCAACCTGGTGTTCAAGCTGCTGGAGCAGGCCGCCAAGGTGATGGGGGATTACACCGACATCGAGATCATCGAGGGGCACCACAGGCACAAGGTGGATGCACCGTCCGGCACCGCGCTCTCCATGGGGGAAGTGGTGGCCAAGACCCTCGGACGTGACTTGAAAGAGTGCGCCGTCTATGGCCGCGAGGGGATCACCGGCGAGCGGGATCGCAACACCATCGGCTTTGCCACCATTCGCGCCGGGGATCTGGTGGGGGAGCACACCGTCATGTTTGCCGACATCGGCGAGCGGGTGGAGATCAGCCACAAGGCCTCGAGCCGCCTGACCTTTGCCAATGGCGCCGTGCGGGCGGGCAAGTGGCTCGGCCAGCAGGGCGCGGGTCTCTACGACATGCAGGACGTGCTCGACCTCAAATAG